The Anopheles moucheti chromosome 3, idAnoMoucSN_F20_07, whole genome shotgun sequence genome contains the following window.
ACTCTCTATCGCAAATCATACGATGATAATAATCGTACCATGTTTGATGAACGTTTTGTCAGCTTCGATTGAGCTTGCATCAGTAAACGCGCCAAACAACGTTGCTGCAATAAAAACCATGTGTACATTCAAAGGTTATGAAATACTATAATATGTACACCGTACCTCGCACTCGAGATCACTCGCACGGTGGCAAATAAGTAGCATGGCTCCCAACTGCGAAAAGAACCCTAAACTCTCCGTAACGCGCTTATACTTTTCGAGAAAACCTTCGTGGGCATGAAGAAGGATACTGTTCATATTAACGTAAAATatggaaaacgaaacaatgaacATGTTCAATGCGGTTGCCACTAGCTGCAATCGAAACGCTCGACAATAAtcttttttctgtttataCACCATTAGCATACGATTGTAAAAATGTTCGATGGCAGGCAACCAGTAGGAATCATCCAAATTACCGGACTCACACTTAAGATGCTGGTCCATGCACTTGGACAATTGGGCACAGTCTATGCGCACACCTTCACGTATCACGTCAAGCACAGAGTCATAGTAAAGCACATTCATTACCGTTATCATTTCGATAAAGTAAACCATGAGGTAAAATGTGAGTTCGGGCCATTTTTCATCGTACAGTATTACGTATGTGAACTGGTTTAGTTCAAAGTTGATGTAATGCAGCAAGAAAATGACCAGCGCGATCCGTGAACCACGAAATGATGGTTTTATGTCTGCTAAGCTGAGCAATTTAGTATCACGAAAACTAGCATGGCACTCGTTCAATAGAGCCATTTGCTGTTTAGCGGTAAAATAATAGTTCGAAAGCATGTTCACGTTCATCGTTATCACTGTAAGGGTGATGCGCAAGAAAAACACTGTTATATGCACTGAAGGTACGGTCAGCAAGATTCCCGTTTGGCCAATCATTGTAATCCACAGCAGCACTGCATTTGGGACAATCAAATGAATTATGACTTTTAGAGCTGCGATcgttctgctgctggtgaatgttttccttcttttgttgTATCGGAAGTTTATTACCCCTAAAAGGTAGTAGAAATATAAATGGTTCATCCTCTTGCGTTAGTGGCGTATATTTGGAAACTATTTGTGGATTAGCAAACCTCGAACATTTGATGGCAACAGTCCAATTAAGATATGGATCGTTTGATAACATGCGCTGTCAGTTACCCTGCGTAAGAATAACAATTTTCTATTCAAAGCGATGTTTTCTTAATGCAGTTGTCACAGGGCATGAATTTTTTATGTCCCTTTACGATGGATTGAACACAAACAAGCATTGTTCTTTCATTTGTATGCATACTATCTCGACAGCAAACAGTGCATTGTTTCaggcaaatgtttttttttttactgaagCTAAAGAAACGATCCAGATGTTGCTGGTATGTGTCCTAGCGCACCATTGTTTGTGGGACAATTCGTTCTCGTTGCATATCTACACTCAACCTCAACGTGTTACTCCAAGAACCATTTCAGCTAAATCAAACGAGCATCCGTGCTCCTCCCTTCCGTACGCTTCCTTTAGTTCAGCCAATGGAAACGCGAACCGTATCTGGCCTCAGGTCGAGGATAATCCTCCGGCAATCCTGGTGTCGCATCCGGATAAAccgttttctctttcttcggTGGTGGGGGACGTTCCGTGGCATGAACCTTAGCACGGCAGAAATATCCATAATCGGGACGCTCCAGTTCCATATTGTCCAACACACACTTATCGTAAACGCCCTGCGTTTTGCGGCAGCTACAATCAGATAGAACAACCACTTAGCAAATCATGTCATTCAAACAAATGCTTACTCTAGCACGTACTGCTTGAAATTCAAATCGCCACTGCTTTTGTCGAGACAGTTGGCGTACTGCGTAAACTCCTGGGCGCACGTCTTCTTTAGCTTTCGGAAGAACTCAAACGCACAGTTGGTAACCGCTTTCCCTTCGTTCACGCACGCCCGCGGGTCGTCCAATTCTTGACGGCATAACATGAACTCCTGCCGATGTAAACAAAGTTATAGTTTGAACGACGACAGGTTATGTTATGATTGAGGAGCATTATATAACAAAACCCCGGAACGATTTGTCCTCGGCTCCGGAGACAATATGGCTGGTTATTCGAAACCCGCCTAGGCCCTGCACCACTTACATTATTTTGAGCCTCACAGTACTTTCCAAGGTGGAAAGCACCGGCACGAAGGGCTGGTCCGGATAGGTTGATCTCCGGCACCGTAAGTTCTTCCTCCGTTGGCAGGAACGTATCTTTCGTTACAACCATGGTGCCGCAGCGGTTGCTTCAACTGCAATGTGTCAATAATTGAAGAATTTGGAATAGCAAACTTATACAACACTCTAGTACCTGCAACTGCGTTTGTCCCCTGTACAAGCAGGGGAATCAAATTTACGCGCAGCGAGATATCCTCGCAGCCGACGGAAAAATTCACGAAAATGTAGTTGGCAATAATAAGGAAAAATAAGTTTGACAGATCTTCACGTCCGTGCGCGGTAGTAGTGTGTGTGAGATGCGTGCCATAAAATGAGCAAGGGCTGGATTGCAGTTTGACATCGGTGATGTACACTTTGCGTGTTAGAATTTCTATTATTTTAACGGAATTGATGCCAGTTTCGTAACTCATCAAATTTTTAGCCTATTTAAAAATGTGATGGAAGGGATAAAATTGAAGGAAGAACAAATTATGTCGATGTGTTAATGTAGAACCAAACAATTTCCATAATTTGAAACGCTACAGTGTTTTTATGGCACGCTTTGCCGTCAAGCGCTTTTGTCTAGGGAAGCGTTTTTCTATTCAAATTTTATACTTCGAAATATCGTTTTAAAATAGAGCATCAATTCATATGTTTGCTTATCAGCATGAGTTTTAGTTATCTTCCTAAATAAAATACTGAAACCCATGGAGTTACTAAGGTAAATGGTACATTATTTTGCATGTCACAACTACAGCGTTAATAGTGAGATACACGCTAGGTTGCTGGTTGCCAACCGGTCTTTCAACTATCAGAGGaaacacctgtcgcgacgaacgaagtTGAGGATTATATAGAATTAATACGCAACAGAAACTCCTTAATTGATGAAATCCTCTTAgacgcgttcgagaggaagatgcccAAAAGAATTTGGTCCCATATGTGTGGAAGAACAGtggaggagccgctacaatgacgagctctatgGGCTGTTCGGCGAACTCACTGTCGTACAGTGTATTAGACTTAGCAGGCTCCGGTGGGATGGTCACATCATGAGAAAGAGTCCGAgtccgtaaagtccttttaagTGGTTCACATGGACAGAGATGGAGTGATTGCCTTGATGCGCCCGCCGAAGTAAGGAGAAATCTCTGAAGTGATGAGAACCTGTGGCTCAAAAAATGctcaaaaaaatgtttgcttcCGTATGTATGAGCTGATACAATTATGAGCTTTATGAGTAATGCTGTGCATTCTCTGTCGTACAGCGAGTTAAAATCTAAAGGCATTCGCCTGGTAAATCAGTCATATGATGAGCAATCATGACGAAGTAGTTCAGTTTTTATTGGCATGGTCAGTTGATGCGTTGTAAGTCAAAATTGAGCTAGAGTAATGAAGTGGATGGCACCGCAAGACATACCGGGATAACAGTTTGGAGAACGACGACGCTTGACCGAACGCGGTTAAAACGACTCCCACAGCCCAAGACCGCCTCGGAAGAAACAAGAAGGAATATCGTTATGAAATGAACATTTAACCATAAAAGCGTTATTTATTCAGTTTAGTTAAAACGATACATATTTGATTAACTTCATTCTAAACACGATCTTTGCTTCCTCAACAGATATAATTCGAAAGTGAAGCGAAGTTGTAAAAGTACCCACCGATACATTCATCTGCATAATATCACGTTTTTTGTGATAATCATGCAGCTCATTGTTGTCTACTGTTCGTCTACCTATATGCTATTGTTTCCATGCTATGAGATAAACATACAACAATGCACACTCCCCCTGCAATGCGTTTTCCTGTGCGTTGGAGGCCCTGGAGAAAGCTGTTTATTTAGTAGAATAAAAGTGGATGAACAGCTTGGATTGATTGGTGGGTTGATTAattataaataacaaaaatatcaCTGAGCGTAGAAAAATATTCATGTAACTACATAAAGTGATAAGGGCATGCCCCGTTTTTTGCGCTGAAAGTAAATTGCGCTCAATTTTACGACACGGACGATGAAAATTGTCTCCCTTGCCAATCCAACGTGTCCAAAAATAACCTCCAGCGGAACGGGATACCAAGAAAAAACACAGGATTGCCCTTATCGAAACAAGATCCGGAAATAAGCAATAGAGCATCAAGTACGCAGAGAAACCCTACCGGCCGGACCAATCAATCTGTCCAAGATGATGATAACAATTCAACCGTCCTGTACGACGGAGCAGTGTAACAACATTCGGCATGGAAAAGTACCGACACCCGTAATAAAGAAATCAAGCCACGAAGCGTGTTGTTACTGTGGCGGCTGGTAGGGCTTTCATTTCTCCATCAATTGCTCAGCCGTGTTCCGGGGACCTGAATGCATTGATAGGGATCTCGTATGTTGCAGTACATCGGCTGCAGAGTCACGATGCTTCAGCAATACCGACACTGCAACAAATTCAAAACACATTATCTACTCTCATCCCGAATGCTATATGGGAGTCTAtcaaaatgttttacttttacccatattaaactattttcgccattttttttacacaacGTTCATCTGTTTCGAGTTCTAATGGCTCGACGCAGAGCAAAGTGATTCCAGCTGATAGAAAAACTCAATCGCAATCAAAAGTAGTCACAAAAACTGCACGTGCTGCAGTATATGAACgattaaactaaaaaaacccATCCGCCAAATTACCTTCCGGCAGTTAACGTTGACGCTAATGTCAAATTTATTACTCTGTAATCATGAACTTGTCGAAAAGGAGACCACAATCAACGGACAAAACCTATTTGCGACGATATTCACGCCATGCGCCTGACGGTCAAAAAAGAAGTAAACGTGATGGACAGCTCTACCCTGATTGaatgttctcttttttttccttttttgttcgcttgtttgtttgtttggggtTGTAGCAACATCATCCCCCCAATCACAGTTGCGAACGCACAACACGCTAGTGACGTGTGATTTGAATGCACATCACGATGCACGTCCGTGCGCCGATGGCAATGCAAAACGTGCGTACGAAGTTAATGCATCTTGCGGTAGTAGAGACAGTGTAAATAGCACAACTGCATCGATCGACGACTAGCTTCTCGGTAAAAGCGAACTTTTTCCAACTGGCCAGTCTAGCAACTGCCGGCTCATCTTCTCCATTTTTACACCATTTtcgcaaaagaaaacccctCTACATTCTGTACCATACGTTTACCGTGTTTAGTTGGGTGATTACTATTCAGGAAATGCCGCTCTTAAGCTAAATTGCACTGAACAGTGcgtttgttgtctttttttacgCATTATGTCCCACCCCAGCACGAGTCTTGTACGATCGAGATCGTGTTTGGTTTCAGAATTCAACAAATAGTTTTTATGTTGCCACACAAATCCCACGTACAGCTGGGCGGTTGGATGTGTGTACGTGACAGCACACGGAGTGCGATTGTTTTAATCGAGCTTGTGTTCGTGTGGGTGTGATATTGTTTTGTATACAAACGAAAGCTGACCACATTGATGGGAGCTGTAACATTACAGTGCAAGAGAATAGATGTCTAGTTCCTTCCTAGGATGGTAAATGGCTTTAAATGTGCCTAGAACAACaatgcaacaaataaaacaataaacaataaatttgaacaatagaagaattaaattttaaatgttacATAGAATAGGTGAGGTGTAAAAGTAAATCATAGTGTTACCTAATGTTTGTCAACGCCTGTCTACGGTACACACCCATGTAAATGTTGATCTTCACAGTTAACGATGTAGTTGTGTGATCATACACACCATTCCAGCTAAAGCACGGTTCAGATCGATCAAGAAACGGTTGTGCTGTGCTTAATGAGTCTGTAATAAAGAGACATTCGTGTGAGTCTGTAGTAAAGAGTCATTCGTATGCGTCTGTAGTGAAGTGAGTCAATCGATTCATGAGTCAACTCTTAATCAATTTATAGATTAAATAATTCATGCGCATGCGCAATTTGTGAaggtttttatgtgttgtccttgggtattagcgcgttttcttgcattttcagtcggaacctttacaagattttcaaaaagattttaattttgggcGGTTATACAGTGTGAACGGTTTATTAAACGACCTATAAGAGCCGcacccccgtacgcagcactcacttcttctaagaggtctgaaccttccatttctggctttctgtatctttatttacccgaagctggatagtcagtcctgagtacgggtgattgatctggatgggattttggtcatgtacgatcgtgtgaagaccggcgtcgctaccatcaaaccaccgggccgctccaatgcttccaagtgccaagtgagcgactcactatcctgattaatacaaatcaaggaagaccagaaatggtcgttgaatccacgaaaatagcagcattattttctaaaataataccatgctttacagtagcttataaatatttttaagttttttactgcttgattcgctgcaatttttcatgttttatatttcactaacagaaatgcgagagtgtttcaggaatgattgctgttgttgtgctatgttgtttacttctcagtttaaatagagcaatttttatcaaatcaggaaaccgagaagatttttagtagggtcaaaatttttttcagatcgtctgtatttcaataacccatgacacaaacacaacatcaagagatattcgccagcaaattctgggctttttttaactttatttacccgcaacctggatagttgttcctgggaacgagggattggttcggTTGTAATTTTGCACCGGTCCTgtctaaagaagactggcgccgctaaatctgattaaatggcaccatatgaaatttaaacatgcatGTGTCTGCTACTGGaaagacatgactcaaatatactgtctgtgaggaaaaagttagaaaaaaaattgggaaatctgtggtacctgaatgtggatggctacttaaccttagatatatccaatcagttaCTTTTATctaattgtgaaagacgtcgactttcgacgaaattatgtgcgatgcccacgaaaagcataaatgcatagcaagcaactggggatctgacgcaaaaatattaagaagtgctttagtgtaatttggaatactcatgttaaaatgatatgttgcatatgatccagatgggagctgaacgcaaTCACGacgtgtcgtatatttttacgatacatttcattcgtgataaatgaccaaggttcgggacttatcaaccacaaagatcaaatatctaaaacacgacgctagatgtccagatcagaGGAATGGttatatcagactaagagaagaacgaagtcttcaaggctcaaggtctgttaaaactaataacaacaacaaaagctcaatgtgacttggaatatgctttgccaaatagttttTATGAAAGTCAAaggggcccgaggtgagaaatttgataatttattaaacttaataaaataaaattaacaacttcctccaattggaaagaaaacctctttttaaaacatctttgagtttgcgtacagaacaaaattctgttgcatagtcctgtaaccgggccgatta
Protein-coding sequences here:
- the LOC128302835 gene encoding LOW QUALITY PROTEIN: gustatory receptor 68a-like (The sequence of the model RefSeq protein was modified relative to this genomic sequence to represent the inferred CDS: substituted 2 bases at 2 genomic stop codons), encoding MNHLYFYYLLGVINFRYNKRRKTFTSSRTIAALKVIIHLIVPNAVLLWITMIGQTGILLTVPSVHITVFFLRITLTVITMNVNMLSNYYFTAKQQMALLNECHASFRDTKLLSLADIKPSFRGSRIALVIFLLHYINFELNQFTYVILYDEKWPELTFYLMVYFIEMITVMNVLYYDSVLDVIREGVRIDCAQLSKCMDQHLKCESGNLDDSYWLPAIEHFYNRMLMVYKQKKDYCRAFRLQLVATALNMFIVSFSIFYVNMNSILLHAHEGFLEKYKRVTESLGFFSQLGAMLLICHRASDLECEQRCLARLLMQAQSKLTKRSSNMVRLLSSYDLRXRVXCWISISQKRSDMFNSRILILQHELQIAPYDLFEINMEYFFGMVAAIVTYLVVLLQFRELEFD
- the LOC128301966 gene encoding NADH dehydrogenase [ubiquinone] 1 alpha subcomplex subunit 8; this translates as MVVTKDTFLPTEEELTVPEINLSGPALRAGAFHLGKYCEAQNNEFMLCRQELDDPRACVNEGKAVTNCAFEFFRKLKKTCAQEFTQYANCLDKSSGDLNFKHCRKTQGVYDKCVLDNMELERPDYGYFCRAKVHATERPPPPKKEKTVYPDATPGLPEDYPRPEARYGSRFHWLN